Genomic window (Streptomyces sp. TG1A-60):
GAGGCGATCCCGGCGATCGTGCGGGCCACGGACGACGAGAAGCTTCTCCTGGACGCGCTCCTTGAGAACCTGCACCGGGCCCAGCTGAACCCACTGGAAGAGGCGTTCGCCTACGACCAGTTGCTCAAGGACTTCAACTGCACGCACGATCGGCTGGCGGACCGTATCGGTCGGTCCCGCCCGCAGGTCTCCAACACCCTGCGTCTGCTGAAGCTCTCGGCCGCGGTCCAGCGCCGGGTGGCTGCCGGTGTCCTCTCCGCGGGGCACGCCCGGGCGCTGCTCTCCGTCGAGGACTCGGAGGAGCAGGACAAGCTGGCTCATCGGATCGTGGCCGAGGGACTCTCGGTCCGAGCCGTGGAAGAGATCGTCACCCTCATGGGGTCGCGGCCGAAGACCGCTGCGCGGTCCAAGGGACCACGAGCCGGCTCCGTGCCTTCTCCGGCGCTGGGTGAACTCGCGACCCGGCTCTCGGATCGCTTCGAAACGCGGGTGAAGATCGATCTGGGCCAGAAGAAGGGCAAGATCACCGTTGAGTTCGCCTCCACCGAGGACCTGGAACGGATCCTGAGCACCCTCGCTCCGGGCGAAAAGCTGGCTCTCCAGAAGAGTCTCCTGGACGATGACTCGGAGGAGACGGAGGCCTGAGCCTTCGCCTGCAGGACGGCTTTCGGCTGGTCGACTGCACGAGCGGGCTGCGTCCGATGTATACCGGACACAGCCCGCTCTTTGCTTGCAGGCGGTACCTAGGCAATCACATCGTGGATACGATGCGTTCGAGTATGGCGCATCGACCTGGCGGATCTTCATTGGAGAGGCGGGGCCATGCGAACCGTGAGCCGTTCCGGACTGTTGACCGCAAGTCTGGGACTGGGGGCGGTCGGCGGGTTCGTCGGCAGTCTGCTCCGGGAGCGGAATGCTCTGACAGCTGCCCGTGACGCTGCGGGCGAAGGAAGCGAGGAGCAGCCTTCATGGGGCGTCGACTTGTACCGCTCACGCTGGACAACCTTCAGGACCTGCCCAAGCGCTGTCGCTCGTGTGTCTTCTGGGAATTGGACCCAGTCAGCGGCGAGGCCGCGGTAAAGGCGGGCGCTCCGGCCCTGGAGAAGGAGGCGTGGATCTCCGCTGTCCTGCTGGACTGGGGGTCCTGTGGTCGTGTCGTCTACGTGGACGACATCCCGGTGGGCTTCGTGCTCTATGCGCCTCCGGCCTACGTGCCTCGCTCCACGGCGTTCCCCACGAGCCCGGTGTCTCCTGACGCGGTTCAGTTGCTGACTGCCTTCATCATGGAGGGCTACCAGGGTCAGGGGCTTGGCCGTGTGATGGTTCAGACGGTTGCCAAGGATCTGCTGCGGCGGGGCTTCAAAGCGATCGAAGCCTTCGGCGACGCACGCTGGAAGGAGCCGGCCTGTGTACTTCCAGCCGACCATCTGACGGCCGTGGGCTTCAAGACGGTCCGCCCTCACCCGGCGTATCCTCGGTTGCGGTTGGAACTGCGGACGACGCTCTCCTGGAAGGAGGACGTCGAGTTGGCACTGGATCGGCTTCTGGGAGCCGTTCAGAAGGAGCCGGCGCTGCGCCCCCTCTAAAGCGAACGGGCCGACCTCAGCGGGTCGACCCATTCTTGTTTCACGTGAAACATCACTCGGCGATGAAGTCCTCAAGGTCACGCACGATCGCGGCCTTCGGCTTGGCGCCGACAATGGTCTTGGCGACCTCGCCCCGCTGGTAGACGTTCAGGGTGGGGATGGACATCACACCGTACTTGGCAGCCGTGGCCGGGTTCTCGTCGATGTTCAGCTTGACGATCTCGATCTTGTCGCCGTACTCCTGAGCGATGGCTTCGAGGGACGGCGCGATCTGGCGGCACGGACCGCACCAGGCGGCCCAGAAGTCCACCAGGACGGGCTTGTCGCTCTTGAGGACGTCCTGCTCGAAGGAGTCGTCGGTCACGTTCTTCAGAGTGCCGGCCACAGAGGGCTCCTAACTGGTTCGGTGCGGTGAGGCGGACGGGATCAGACGGTGGTCTTCTCGGGCTCGGCGGTCTGGTCGCCGTCGGCGAGTGCGGCGAGGTAGCGCTCGGCATCGAGGGCGGCGGAGCAGCCGGTGCCGGCTGCGGTGATCGCCTGGCGGTACGTGTGGTCGACGACGTCACCCGCGCCGAAGACACCCGTCAGGTTCGTCCGGGTCGACGGGGTAGCGACCTTCAGGTACCCCTCGTCGTCCAGGTCGAGCTGACTCTTGAAGAGTTCCGTGCGCGGGTCGTGGCCGATCGCGATGAACAGACCCGTTACCGGCAGCTCGGAGGTCTCGCCTGTCTTGAGGTTGCGCAGCTTCAGCCCGGCGAGCTTCTGGTCGCCCTGGATCTCGGCGACCTCGCTGTCCCACACGAACGAGATCTTCGGGTCGGCGAACGCACGCTCCTGCATCGCCTTGGAGGCGCGCAGCGTGTCCCGGCGGTGGACGACCGTCACGGACTTGGCGAACCGGGAGAGGAAGGTGGCCTCCTCCATGGCGGTGTCACCGCCGCCGATCACGGCGATGTCCTGCTCCTTGAAGAAGAACCCGTCACAGGTGGCGCACCAGGAGACGCCGCGACCGGAAAGCGCGTCCTCATTGGGCAGCCCGAGCTTGCGGTGCTGCGATCCCGTGGTGACGATGACGGCTTTGGCGCGGTGGACGGTGCCTGCGGTGTCCGTGACGGTCTTGATCTCGCCGCCCAGGTCGACGGTGACGATGTCGTCCGGGACGAGCTCGGCACCGAAGCGCTCGGCTTGGGCGCGCATGTTGTCCATGAGGTCGGGGCCCATGATGCCGTCCCGGAAGCCGGGGAAGTTCTCCACATCGGTGGTGTTCATCAGCGCGCCGCCTGCGGTGACGGCGCCCTCGAACACCAGCGGCTTCAGCGACGCGCGCGCGGTGTAGAGCGCCGCCGTGTAGCCGGCGGGCCCGGAGCCGATGATGATCACATTACGGACGTCGCTCACGGCTTGATTCCTCGTCTCTGGAGACTGCTGCGTACTGCCGGTGGGAGCTGCTCTCGAAACTCTCACCCCACCCAACGGATCCTAAGGGGCGTGCATTCCCGGTGTGTCCGGGTACACGGAGACCGGGCACTGTACAGGGATGCCAGATGCGGCGCAGCGCGAGCGCGACCGTGCTCAGGGACGAGGGTAGGTCTGCTTCAGCAGGACCTCACCGGTGGGCTCCGGAGTCTTCTCCATGCAGGAGGCGTCGACCACGTAGGCCGTGACGCGTGCGGTGTCGGCGCTGTCGGGCAGCACGACGAGATACGCGTCCGCTCCCTCATAGGTACCCTGCTTGGAAGCGATGGCCCCCGAAGCGTCGCCGATGCCCTTCGCGATACAGACGGGCACGTCCGTCTTGAAGACCGTGGTCGTGTTCTTCGTGGGGGATTCCGGTGCGCTGGGTTCGGTTTCGATACCGAGTGAATCCCTGTCGGGCGAACTCGGGCTCTGGGCACCGTCCAGGAGATCCGTCACCTGCTTCTCCAGCTTGACGCCGGAAAAAGTGGCCGAGGCCTCGCTCTGAGGGGGGGTGCCTCCCGAGCCGGTGTCGCTCATCGACTGGACCAGCAGGGTACCGAGACCCAGAGCTGCGACTGTGAAGACGCCGGCGAGAACCGTCGTCCGGCGAGTTCGGCGCTTGGCACTCTGGCGGCCCGGCCGGGTGGATCCTCGGGAGTGGCCTGCGGGGCGATCCACCGCGGGCGGTGTTTCACGTGAAACACGCACGGCGTCGTGGTCGTCCGAGACGGTGCCGCGGCTGCCGGGCGGAACCTCTGCCGAGTCGAGATCGTGAGCTGTGGCATCAAGGAGGGCCTCGGCGGCCAGGGCCGCGTCGATGCGCCCCGCCACGTCGTCGGGCATGCGCGGCGGCCTCGGCAGAGTGCCGAGCATGCCGCGGATCTCCTCCAGGGAGGCGCGCACGTCGGCACAGAGCGGGCACTCGTCCAGGTGTTGGCGGACATCCGCGGTACGGGACGGCGGCAGCAGCCCCTCGGTGAGGTCGGAGATCTCCGCGACCTCCGGGTGCCCGGCCGTGTCGGTCGTGGAAGTCACGCTCGCCCACCTCCGCCCTTCACAGCAGCTGAATCGCTTGGCCCTGCATCCTGTGGTACCGCTGCGGGTGGGACGGATGCCCCCTGCGCCCGGTTCCGTCCGTGCCCCCCCTTTTCTCCGCCGTCACCCTCACCATCTCTGCGGAGATGGGTCAGGAGCGGCAGAAGTCTGGCTCTGCCACGGGCACAGCGGCTCTTCACGGTGCCGGTCGGCACGTCGAGGATCCGCGCGGCCTCCGACACCGGGTAGCCCTGCATGTCCACCAGGACGAGCGCTGCCCGCTGGTCCTGCGGCAGGGTGCCCAGGGCTTCCATCAGCTGGCGGTGCAGATCGTTGCGCTCGGCCGGGGCGGACGCCGACTCGTGCGGCTCCAGGAGTTGCTCCAGGCGCTCGGCGTCGTCGACGGGGGACGTCTTGCGGGAGGCCGCCTTGCGGGCACGGTCCAGGCAGGCGTTCACGGTGATGCGGTGCAGCCAGGTCGTGACGGCCGACTGACCACGGAAGGTGTGGGCCGCCCGATAGGCGGACACCAACGCGTCCTGAACCGCGTCCGCGGCCTCTTCACGGTCCCCCAGAGTCCGCAGCGCCACAGCCCACAACCGATCGCGGTGACGGCGTACGAGCTCACCGAAGGCGTCGGGTTCGCCCTCCACGTGGCGGGCGAGAAGGTGCTTGTCGCTTGCTTCGCCGTACTCGGCGCGGTCTGGCATCCGCCCCTCCCTCGGAGCTACCTTACGGCCCTCTCTCCAAGAGCGCGACAGGCGGGCCGGAGATAGGGGCGAGAAGGTTGCGTTGCAGGCGAGCGCGCAACGTGAAGAACATGTGATGCAAGTCATGCGCCCCAAAGAAGGGAACGATCAATGATGACCCATTTATTCTGTTGATCAACTGGGCTTCCAGGAATTAAGTCGAATTCTTCCTTTGTGACCGCTTAAGGGAGAATGGTGAAGCTCTTCAAGAGGGCCGTGGCCGTCGGCGCCGCGACTGCTCTGGTCTCGCTCGCTGCCATTTCGCAGGCAGCAGCAACGACTTACACGGGGAAAGACTGTAGCGGGCCTACCCGTGTTTCGTGTTCTACTATAACTCGAATTTCAAGGGATCTGCCGCCAACTTCGTGGGTTACGGAGGAATCAGTAATCTCGCGGGGTACACGTTCGCGACGAACGGTAACGGTAACGGTAACGGATTGTCCGTCAAGAGTAATTCAACCTCGGCGTTCTTCATCGCAAAGGCCCTTAACGAGAGTGCCACGGTCTACTTCAACAGAAACTCCGGCGGAGCCTGCGACTGGCTCTGGGCCCAGGGCTCCAAGCAGTCACAGGCTAACCAGCTGAATCGCACGTACAACAACAACGCATCTCTGAAGGTAGTCGACGGGGAGATGGCTGAGGGCTGGAACTGCTACCAGTTCTAAGAAGATTCCAGGCGATTGGGTGCCGGACGCATTCAGGACGCGTCCGGCACTCATTCTCTTTGAACTCCAGAGGTGATCGAATGGCAGGTTACGGCAGAAGGGGAGTACAGGCTGTCGAAGTCGCGTGCGCCGCCCTCATATGTGCTTCCGGCTGCGGTGGCAGGGGGACGAGGTTCAGCAGTCGCCTCCTTCCTCCGTCGGCCCTGGGGTGAGCGCTGTGGAAAGGTCCGCTCTGGAGGGTTATCTGGAACTTCCCATAGGCGCATACGCGCTCACTCCGAAGCAGCTCTTCGAGATCTCCAAGGCGGAGGAGGAGCTCGCGGATTCCTGTATGCAGAAGTACGGCCTCAGGTACCGGGCGCAGAGAAGGGAGTCACCCGCCGAGTACGCTCCGGGCACAAACCATGGTCACGGTGCATGAAGGAGAAGGGATTCGACTACAGCACTCCACTGCAGGCGCTCGGAACCCCGGAGAACTCAGGTGAAGAGATCACAAAGCCGGAAATTCGAGCCGCGAAATCCGACGTCGACTGCAAGACGCGGACTGACCTGGTGAAGATCTGGAACGGTCAGGAGGCCGAGATTCAGGAGTCCATGATCAAGAAGAACCGAAAGGACCTCGCCCTCCTGTCCGATGCCCACCGAAAGCTTCTGGCAGCGGCACGCTCGGTAGCCCCTTGAGGGATCGAATAGGTCAGCTGGTCACCTTGATGTCCATGACCCGGCCGCGGTAGTTGCCTGCGTTCGTCAGCGGCAGTTCGGTCAACCAGACCAGCAGGTACCGGGCCTTGAGGGTTTCGCCGGGCTTGAGCGTCACCGTCGTGCCCGAACCCTCGGTGACCTTGGCGTAGCTGTCGAAGGACGCCGGTTCCGTACGGCTGTCACCGGACGCGGCGCGGAGCTCGACCGACGTGTCTCCCACGAAGGAGACGGTCACCTTCCCGACCTCCTGGACCTTGCCGAGATCGAGGACGACCCCCACGCCCGGCTTCAGTCGACCGAAGTCGGTGCTCGCGTAGTGGTCCGTCTGCCAGTACGTGCGCGGCGTGCTGTCGTGGACCTTGTACACGTCGGCGGGCTTTTCGGAGCGATCGGGGCCGAACGGGTCGAAGTCCTTGGCTCCTTGGATGGCGATCGGCTTGCTTGGCTTCTTCGTCGGGGCCTTGTCGTTGTCGTTTTCATCCGGCGTCTGCGTCTGGTCGGTGTCGCCGGACTTGCCGCCCTGTTCCAAGAGGGTGTCGGCCAGCTGCCAGCTGCCCAGGCCCAGGGCAGCGATCAGCAGGGCCGAGACGGCCCACTTCAGTGCCTTGCCGGCGCGACTCTGCAACGGAGGTGGTGGTGTCGGCAGATGCTGGGGGGTCCCGGGGCGCTGGGCCTGGCGGCCGTACGTGCCCTGCTGGTACGTCGTGCGCTGGTAGTCGGGCGGGGCGGTGAAAACCGGCTCCGGCGGGCGGATGCGGGGCATCTCGCCGATTGCCCTCACGAGCTCCTCCGGCGTCGTGCACGGAGACTCGTGCCGTGAGGCGGTGGCGCCGTCGTTGGCGAGCGCACGCATGGCGAGCTCCGACAGACCCCGGTGGACGCCCGCCCGGACCTGGTCGGGTGCGATGAGCCCGACGCCCTTGGGAAGCCCGGAGAGGCCGTGCGCGTCGTTCTCGTAGGGCCAGCGCTGGGTGAGCGCCGAGTACAGCAGCGCGCCGATTGCCTCTGTGTCCTTGCGCTGCGGGGTGTCCGAGCTGATGCCGCGCAATGCGGCGTTCACCGCGAGTCCGCGGATGCGCCACTGCCCGGCGGCGGACCGCAGCACAGCGCTCGGGTTGAGCCTCAGATGGGAGAGGCCCTCGCGGTGCGCGGCGGCCATGGCGTGGGAAACCTGATTGACCATCTGGTACGCGTCGTGCGGTTCCAGCGGGCCGGAAGCCAGCAGTGCCGTCAGTTCCGTGGCGTCGGGAAGCCACTCGTGCACCACGTACACGAGGTCGTTCTCCTCGACCGCGTCCAACACCTGGACGAAGCGGGGATCACCCAGCAGCGCCGAGGAGCGGGCCGCCGCCAGCACGGAGCGGGCGCGCGCGTGGTCGGCGGGCAGCACGTGTACCCCGACCGCGCGACGCAGTTTCTCGTCCACGGCACGCCAACTGCTGAAACCGTCCAGACGGGTGACGCATTCTTCGAGGCGGTAGCGTCTGGCGAGCTTGTGGCCGCTGTGCAGTTCGGGCGGTTTCGCCTTCGAGGAGCTTTCGGTACCGCCGTTCCCCTGTGCCTCTTCGCTCGCCGAGCTTTCCGTGTCCCGCTCCCGGTTCTGGGCCTCCCCGTCGGCCGTGGACTGATCCGCTTGTGCGGTCAGCGGCTCGTCGCCGCTGTTGTCTGCCACGTCGACGGCAGCCGTGCTCCGTTCCGCCACCGCCGTTCCTGCCTCCCCATCCGTTGAGCGCTCTGCGACGCCAAAGTCAATTGTGCCCACAGTCCGCCGCTATGAGCGACACGCGGCGGCGGACGATGGTTGTGCGCGTGCCCCGGACTCAGCGCCCCAGCCGCCCGCGGACCATGCCGACCATCGAGTTGAGCTCTTCGATGCGCATGCGCCGCGCGGCGACGTAGAAGACACCGAGCAGAACGATTCCTCCTCCGACGAGTGCGAGCATCGAGCCGCCGACGCCCTGCCCCAGGGCCCGGCTGACGCCGTAGCAGGCCGCGCCGCTGAGCAGTGCCGCGGGCAGCGAGGCGATGGACAGCCGCGCGTACGTCCGCATGACCCTGGCTCCGTCCAGGTCCCCGCCCAGCCGCTTGCGCAGCCGTCGCCAGGCGACACCGACGCCGATCATGTACGCCAGACCGTACGCGGCGGCCATGCCCACCACGGCCCACCGGGCCGGGATCACGAAGAAACAGATCGCGGAGGCACTCGCGTTGACGGCGGCCACGAGGACCGTGTTGTAGAACGGGGTCCGGGTGTCCTCGTACGCGTAGAACGCGCGGAGGACGACGTACTGCACGGAGTAGGGGATGAGGCCGAGCCCGAAGGCCATCAGCATGAAGCCCATGTTCGTGGCCGCGCCGATGCCGGACGAGCCGAAGATCAGTGTGCACATCGGGATGCCGAGCGCGAGGAAACCGAAGGCGATCGGCACGATGGCGACCGCCGTGGTGCGTAGCCCCTGGGAGATGTCGTCGCGCACGGCGCCGGCGTCGTGCTCGGCGGCCGAGCGCGAGATGCGCGGCAGAAGCGCGGCCATCAGCGAGACGGTGATGATGGCCTGTGGCAGGCCCCAGATGAGCTGGGCGTTGGCGTACGAGGCGAAACCAACGCCCTCGACGTCGGAGTCGATGGCAGCGGCGGTGGCCAACTGGGTGACCACGAGCGCGCCCGCCTGGTTGGCGAGGACGAAGAGGATCGTCCATTTGGCGAGCATGGCGGCCTTGCCGAGACCGTGGCCCTTCCAGTCGAAGCGGGGCCGTAGCCGGAATCCGGTCTCCCGCAGGTACGGGATCATCGCGAGGGCCTGGACCACGAGGCCGAGGAGGATACCGAGGCCGAGCAGCCGCACGCCCTCCGGCGGGATGTTCTCGACCGTCATGTGGGAGTCGGCTGCGGTGCCATAGACCCAGAGGAACGCGCCGAGGGTGACGATGATGACGATGTTGTTCAGGACCGGGGTCCACATCATGGCGCCGAACCGACCGCGGGCGTTGAGGATCTGGCCCATCACCACGTGGACGCCCATGAAGAAGATGGAGGGCAGGAAATAGCGGGTGAAGGTGACGGCGGTCTCATTGGCGGCGGGGTTGTCGGCGATTCCCACCGACAGCGCGCGGACCAGGAGGGGGGCGGCGAACATCGCGAGGGCGGTGAGAAGGCCGAGAACCACCATGACGAGGGTCAGCAGGCGGTTGGCGTAG
Coding sequences:
- a CDS encoding ParB/RepB/Spo0J family partition protein, with the translated sequence MSDRRRGLGRGLAALIPAASTGEKESAAGAPASTAPAATSVFMPERGVAASTMATLPPVSRETEEPSSNGSELPTAPIGAYFAELPLDSITPNPRQPREVFDEDLLQELVTSIKEVGLLQPVVVRQLGPARYELIMGERRWRACREAGLEAIPAIVRATDDEKLLLDALLENLHRAQLNPLEEAFAYDQLLKDFNCTHDRLADRIGRSRPQVSNTLRLLKLSAAVQRRVAAGVLSAGHARALLSVEDSEEQDKLAHRIVAEGLSVRAVEEIVTLMGSRPKTAARSKGPRAGSVPSPALGELATRLSDRFETRVKIDLGQKKGKITVEFASTEDLERILSTLAPGEKLALQKSLLDDDSEETEA
- a CDS encoding GNAT family N-acetyltransferase produces the protein MGRRLVPLTLDNLQDLPKRCRSCVFWELDPVSGEAAVKAGAPALEKEAWISAVLLDWGSCGRVVYVDDIPVGFVLYAPPAYVPRSTAFPTSPVSPDAVQLLTAFIMEGYQGQGLGRVMVQTVAKDLLRRGFKAIEAFGDARWKEPACVLPADHLTAVGFKTVRPHPAYPRLRLELRTTLSWKEDVELALDRLLGAVQKEPALRPL
- the trxA gene encoding thioredoxin gives rise to the protein MAGTLKNVTDDSFEQDVLKSDKPVLVDFWAAWCGPCRQIAPSLEAIAQEYGDKIEIVKLNIDENPATAAKYGVMSIPTLNVYQRGEVAKTIVGAKPKAAIVRDLEDFIAE
- a CDS encoding protein kinase family protein, with product MAERSTAAVDVADNSGDEPLTAQADQSTADGEAQNRERDTESSASEEAQGNGGTESSSKAKPPELHSGHKLARRYRLEECVTRLDGFSSWRAVDEKLRRAVGVHVLPADHARARSVLAAARSSALLGDPRFVQVLDAVEENDLVYVVHEWLPDATELTALLASGPLEPHDAYQMVNQVSHAMAAAHREGLSHLRLNPSAVLRSAAGQWRIRGLAVNAALRGISSDTPQRKDTEAIGALLYSALTQRWPYENDAHGLSGLPKGVGLIAPDQVRAGVHRGLSELAMRALANDGATASRHESPCTTPEELVRAIGEMPRIRPPEPVFTAPPDYQRTTYQQGTYGRQAQRPGTPQHLPTPPPPLQSRAGKALKWAVSALLIAALGLGSWQLADTLLEQGGKSGDTDQTQTPDENDNDKAPTKKPSKPIAIQGAKDFDPFGPDRSEKPADVYKVHDSTPRTYWQTDHYASTDFGRLKPGVGVVLDLGKVQEVGKVTVSFVGDTSVELRAASGDSRTEPASFDSYAKVTEGSGTTVTLKPGETLKARYLLVWLTELPLTNAGNYRGRVMDIKVTS
- a CDS encoding anti-sigma factor, which gives rise to MTSTTDTAGHPEVAEISDLTEGLLPPSRTADVRQHLDECPLCADVRASLEEIRGMLGTLPRPPRMPDDVAGRIDAALAAEALLDATAHDLDSAEVPPGSRGTVSDDHDAVRVSRETPPAVDRPAGHSRGSTRPGRQSAKRRTRRTTVLAGVFTVAALGLGTLLVQSMSDTGSGGTPPQSEASATFSGVKLEKQVTDLLDGAQSPSSPDRDSLGIETEPSAPESPTKNTTTVFKTDVPVCIAKGIGDASGAIASKQGTYEGADAYLVVLPDSADTARVTAYVVDASCMEKTPEPTGEVLLKQTYPRP
- the trxB gene encoding thioredoxin-disulfide reductase yields the protein MSDVRNVIIIGSGPAGYTAALYTARASLKPLVFEGAVTAGGALMNTTDVENFPGFRDGIMGPDLMDNMRAQAERFGAELVPDDIVTVDLGGEIKTVTDTAGTVHRAKAVIVTTGSQHRKLGLPNEDALSGRGVSWCATCDGFFFKEQDIAVIGGGDTAMEEATFLSRFAKSVTVVHRRDTLRASKAMQERAFADPKISFVWDSEVAEIQGDQKLAGLKLRNLKTGETSELPVTGLFIAIGHDPRTELFKSQLDLDDEGYLKVATPSTRTNLTGVFGAGDVVDHTYRQAITAAGTGCSAALDAERYLAALADGDQTAEPEKTTV
- the sigM gene encoding RNA polymerase sigma factor SigM, which codes for MPDRAEYGEASDKHLLARHVEGEPDAFGELVRRHRDRLWAVALRTLGDREEAADAVQDALVSAYRAAHTFRGQSAVTTWLHRITVNACLDRARKAASRKTSPVDDAERLEQLLEPHESASAPAERNDLHRQLMEALGTLPQDQRAALVLVDMQGYPVSEAARILDVPTGTVKSRCARGRARLLPLLTHLRRDGEGDGGEKGGHGRNRAQGASVPPAAVPQDAGPSDSAAVKGGGGRA